A stretch of DNA from Ranitomeya variabilis isolate aRanVar5 chromosome 1, aRanVar5.hap1, whole genome shotgun sequence:
AGGTCTGACATTGTGGATGCATTTCAGAAAACTGCAATGGCAACACGTAAACCCAGGAGGATGCAACTCACGATGCAAATTAAAAAACTAACAAAACAACGAGGTAAATTATACAATATCATTTGCACAATTAAAAACATCGTTTTGTTAACAAGTAATGTTTAATACTAACAATGGATGTAAAAAATCATACTAGTAACATAATTCAATTATCAATCTTTCCTTATAATAAAAGAGTATAATTTTTAATATACTGtcaaattttttaaacataatacaAATATTGGCTACGACTTCTGTTTAAAGACCAAACTGAGAAGAATTCTCTGAAGCCCATCATCAAGGACTTTTAAAGTATGGATATTAAACAGTTTACGCTCTATAATAAAAGTCTCAAAAAGATGAACGCCCCCTCCAACTCCAAAGTAATGGGATTTGCTTGCCAGGTAAACAATTCCGTTGTTGGCCAATAAATTCTGAAAGACCTCATGCAACGCACTGTAGTAAGTCGGATTATATACGGTCTCGGATGTTAGAATAATGTCATATTTCATAGGAGGTTCTTGATTTTGCATCAGTTGAGTAAAATGAGACCACTCTCCAGAGAAGAAGCGACACTTGTTCAGCAGTCCAGCCTTCACATCAGATTTTTTTGTTCTTTTCCTACTAGATACACCATCAATATTCTGTGCTAAATTGTCACTATCGCAGTTTAACAGCACGTTGGGAATGGTTATTTCTTCTATTACAGTGCTGTTGTAGTCTTGAAAATGAACAACGTTGGCTTTTTGTTTCAAGGAGAATATTCCTAACAATCCAGCTCCGCAACCAAGATCCAAAACACTTTTCCCTTCAAAGTTAACATCCTCATCTTCAAAATATCTTATAAGGTCAAATGTGCACTCCCAAATTTTCATTCCCCCTTCATATACACCAGAAATCAGGTCAGAGTTAGATGTAATGCATTTGTTCACTATGTCTTCTCTATGCACGTCTGAATTGGACAGTGTCATTTCTACAACAGAGACATTTACAAATTGCAGGCCCAAGCTGCTCTCAACAACAGTGTCTTCTAGTACGCTGGAAACATCTTTAGGTATGTGGTGCTCAGTAGCTGGTTTGCAGGATAAGGTTTCAGCTGCACAATTAGCACTGTGGTTTACACATGATCTATTAATGTCATGAGACTCCTCTGGATGGCTTAGTTCACATTCATCAGGACTGCCTTCTGGCTCTTCAATATTGAAATTAAATTGAAATGACATTGTACTAGATAATATAGGCAAGAAGATATCCAAATAAAATTTACGTAATCCTTAGATTTCTGTCATTTGCTGGACTACGAAAAATAGAAAAGCATGAATGCAAATATTCattttgcaagaaaaaaaacaaacaaacaactatTGTAAATCATTTTCAAAACAAATCTAAAATCGAATGCCAACTTTATCTTAATTTTAACAAATCGGTTGGGAACTTGATTTTTTTGACACTTACTAATACATACCATAAATGATAAGCCGTGTTCACACATTGTGGCTGCTAAAGCACTCTCTCTCAGCACAATACTGAACTGAGGATTCTGGTTAGAACTGAAGCTACCACTGTATTTTCTCTGTGTCCCACTCCTTGACCTCCTCAACACCTTTCTGAAGCTTCCACTCGGCCGTGATGTTAGCTCTTTTTTTGGAAGCACCGTTACTTAGAATTGCATATTCTGTGTTGAAGAGAACTTGTTACCAAGTTTGGCTGATATGAGATGtgcccactgcctttcagggcttatctacagcattctataatatctGACCTGCAagggaagaaaaataacttatactcacctgcggtccggtccgatgggtgtcgcaggtcctggtccgtcGCCTTCCATCTTCTTGGGATGCCAGCCTCCTGCTTGTTTCATGTGGAGGACGCGTCcccacaggctccccggcatcacgctcctgcgcaggcatacttatcttccctgttgagggcagggcaaagtactgcagtgtccaGACGCCaggaaaggtcacagaggccctgcgcactgcaggaatttgctctgcccgCAAAAGggaagataagtacgcctgcgcaggagcgtgatgccggagagtctgaagcaagcaggagggcggcgtcacaagaagatgggaggcaccggacccagacctgcgacacccatcggaccgaaccacccccaggtgagtataataaaacttatttttcttctcttgcaggtcggatcgggggcttagattgctgtagataagctctgaaaggtgatggctgtaactcgtatcggccaaacctggtgacaggttccctttaagatcacaATTTGTAAA
This window harbors:
- the METTL18 gene encoding histidine protein methyltransferase 1 homolog, with amino-acid sequence MSFQFNFNIEEPEGSPDECELSHPEESHDINRSCVNHSANCAAETLSCKPATEHHIPKDVSSVLEDTVVESSLGLQFVNVSVVEMTLSNSDVHREDIVNKCITSNSDLISGVYEGGMKIWECTFDLIRYFEDEDVNFEGKSVLDLGCGAGLLGIFSLKQKANVVHFQDYNSTVIEEITIPNVLLNCDSDNLAQNIDGVSSRKRTKKSDVKAGLLNKCRFFSGEWSHFTQLMQNQEPPMKYDIILTSETVYNPTYYSALHEVFQNLLANNGIVYLASKSHYFGVGGGVHLFETFIIERKLFNIHTLKVLDDGLQRILLSLVFKQKS